The Phycisphaerae bacterium sequence GACCGTGTTCGGGCAGTTGTCACAGTCGTTGGGTACCCCGTCGCCATCAGCATCGGGATCGTTTTGATCGGGGACCCCGTTGTTGTTACAGTCCTTTGCCCGCCATCCGGAGTTGCCCCGGCCGAACGCGCTCTCGTGGGTGCCGCTCGAATCGACGGCCGCCTTGACCCAGTAATAGTAGGTTTGGCCGGGGGTCGCCGACGTGTCGTAGTAGCTCGTGTTCGTCCGCCAGCTCGATACTGGCGCAGCCGTGCTTGAGCCGGGCGTCGTGCTGCGATAGACGCGGTAATAGGAAGCGCCCTCGACCGTCGGCCACGAAACGGCGACGTGATCCACGGAGGTTCCGTCACTGGCCGTCGCGGTCGGGCCGGTCAATGCCCGCCAGCCGGTGTTCGAATTGCTGACCGAATCGCGCGTCCCCTGCGGATCCATAGAGGCCCTGGCCCAATAGTAATATGTCAGGCCCGGCGTCGCGGTCGTGTCGTCGAACGAGGTCACTTCATACGCCCAGTCCCCCAGGGGCGAAGACATCTTCGGATTGGAATTGCTGCCCCGATAGACACGATAGTAGCAACCGGATACGGGGCTGAGATTCCACGTGATCTGCACGTGGTTGGTGGACGCGCCATCGGTCGCGCTGGTGTTCGTCGGCGGCGGCAGGGCCCGCCAGCCGACATCCCCGGCGCTGAAATCGCTGGCCTTGGTGCCCGTGGAAGTCGCGGCGGCTTTGATCCAGTAATAGAAATCCACGCAGTACGCAGTGTAATCGCTGTAGCTCGTGGCGGTCTGCCAGGAGCCCTGTGCCGATGCGGTGGCCGGGTCGTTCGTCGAGCTGCGGTAGACGCGATAGTACGTCGCCATCGGCGATGCGTCCCACGTGATCAGAATGCGGGTGTCGTCCGTACCGTCGGTCGCGGACACGTTGGCCGGCGGCGTGAACGCCTTCCACCCAACGTCATTGACGACCAAGCCGGTTGCCCGTAAGCCGGAGCTGGAGACAGCCGCTCTTACCCAGTAGTAGTAGGACACTCCCGCCGGCGTCGTCGTGTCGGCGTAGCTGGTGTCGGTGATCCATCCCGTCAGCGCTGTGGCCTGGCCGGGGTCGCTGGACACACCGCGATACACGCAATAGTGGGTCGCGCCCGTCGGGCTGTTCCATTGCACGAGAACGTGGTCGGCCGAAGTCCCCTTGGAAGCCTCGACAATCGGAGGGGTGAGTGCCCGCCAGCCGGTGTTGTACGCGCTGAAGTCGCTCGGATGATCGCCAGTACTGCTCATGGCAGCCTGAACCCAGTAGTAATATAGCGCGCCGGGGGAGGTTGTGGTGTCGTCCCACCACAGCGCGGGAATCCACGAGGTCATGGCCGTGGCCGTGATGCTGTTGTTGGTCGTGTTGCGATAGACGCGGTAATGCGTCGCCCCGGCAGCAGCCTCCCAAGCGACCCGCACCTTATCGATGTAATCACCGTCGGACGCCGTCACATTCGCCGGCGGCGCCAGCCCCCGCCAGCCGCTGTCAGACGCGCTGAAGCTGCTCGTCCCGCCGCAGAGATTGACGACCTTGATCCAGTAGTAGTAAGTCGTATATGGGGTGCAGGAGGCGTCCTGGTAACCGGTCGTGGTCCAGTTATCCTCGATCTTGGTGGCTGTGCCGCTGTTGTTCGTGGTGTTGCGCCAGATCTCGCAGTGCGACAAGGCGCCCGCCGGCAACGTCCAGGTGACATAGACGTAGGGGTAGCCGCCGTCAGAGGCAGAGACGTTCGTCGCAACGCCCGGCCCCGGACATACAAAACTGAAGTTGGTGTCGCTGATGTCAAAGAAGACGTTTCCGACGGCTTCCACCTTGATGCGTGCCTGGCTGCTGGATGTTTCCGGCATGACCACGCCCGCAGAGCCGTCATTGGCGGTGTTGCTGGCCAGGAGGTACGGATACGTGAGACCGCCGTCGACCGAGAGGCGAATGTTGACGTAGCTGCAGTTGACAGGCGCCAAGTGAGTCGATGCCCTGTCCCATGTCACTACCCCGGAACCATACCAAGTGACCGCGGAGTTCGGGGAGGTCACCCGGAACGGTCCGGCTGACGTGGTCACCGTGAGAATGGTATCGCCATTGGTCACGCCTCCGCCTCCGGCGCGGTTATCGCGGACTGTGCAGCGCATTTTCAATGTGCGGTTCGTATTGGGAAGTTGCTCGCCGAGGGGTGTCGTGTTGTTCAGCAAATCGCTGAGCCGCGGGAAGGTCCGAGAGGGGTCGGGTGAGGGCGGCCAGGAGCGGAAGAGCGGACTGCTGCCGTTATCCGGGTCGGTCAGGGCCTGCCGGGGCCCCAAGTCCATTTCTTCCCAGCAGTAAGTCAGCGGATCACCGTTGGGATCGCTGGCGGTGGCCGTCAGGGTGAACGGCGTCTGCTTGGGAATGGTATACGGTCCGGGCACGGTGAGTGAGGGGGCGGTATTGCCTGTCGCAGTGAGGGTGCCACACGTCCCGCCCGTGCCGGTCGAGCAGTAAGCACGGATTTTCTCATAGCTGATTGCGTGGAAGTAATCATCGTTCCATCGCTGGATGTCATCCACCCCGCAGGAACCGGCATAGGACATGACCGTCGTTCCGCTGCCCGGCTCACACGCCGTCGCACTGCCCCATTGGTCGGCGGCGCAGCCAAGACCGTTCCAGGTGTGGTGTGACCCGAGTTGATGACCCATCTCATGAATGATGATCTGAATGGTGAACGACTCGTCATCCCACGGCTCGCAGGCGGAGCCCGCCAACGCCTTGCTATTGCTGCAAACCACGCTGACGCCCGCCAGGCCGCTGGCACCACTGGGCTGCGTCCCCAGGACGTGGCCGATATCATAGTTGGCCGAGCCGATGACGCTGTCGATATTGGTCTGGTTCTCATTGATCATCGTGCTCAAGTCGCCATTGCTGTAAGGGTCGGTCGCGCTGTTGGTGTAAATCAGCAGGTTGTTGTTGGCCACCAGTTGAAGACGGATCGTGAACTCCTGCTCATAGATCCCGCTGATGCGATTGACCATAGTGGCGAGCGAAGATTGGGTCTGTGCGACACCACCCTTGTAGGCTGTGTACTCGGCGGTGGTGGCAATCGCGATGCGATACGTTCGGAGCTGGCTGCCCGAACCGGCGCCCAACGGGCCGGCCTCGGTTTCCATCAACCCTTCGGAAAGCTCTATGTGGTCGTCGGTGAGGCAGGTCCAAGCCGCGGCTTCCGGATCGATGTCGCGGCGATAGAAACTGACGTATTGTGTCGTCTGTCCCCTGGCGGACGGATCCACGAATACCGAACCCGAGGGGGAACGAATCAGCGCATGGAACCCGGCCGGCGTCCAGTCGAATCGCACCGTCGCATGAGGATCATCGATACCTTGGCCAACATAAGTCTTGATTTCCGGAAACTGGGCCGCCAATTCCGGGGCCATCACCGGCGACTCGACGTAGCTGAACCGCTGGTAGCTTCCGTCGGGCATGGGCAGGGTGATCACGGACGGCGAGTGGTCCGCGCGCAGGGCGGACTCATGCGGTGCTTTATGCAGGCTTTGCATCAGAAGCGTCTGATCAAGCTGAACCAGCCGATATGACTTCAGGGCGCTGCCCCATTGGACGTTGGCGGTGCGATGCTGTTCGGCATCCTGCCAAAGGCCGTCATCCGAAGCTGCTCCGAGGAGAAATTGAGGACCCCCAATGGCGAAGCAGAACATCGCGCACAGGGACACCAAGACCTGCCGGGGTGAGGCTCGCATACTATAAGCTCCTTTCAGCTACCGATTGCCGACGTTTTCGTAACGGGATCGGGGAGCGGATATGCGGGCCATTCACCGGCCTCAGCGGACACGTCTCGCCGAAACGAAACGGCCAAGCGACGGCCACTGGCTCATGGCAACCATACACACCCCCTGGGCCACGATATGCTGATTCTACCCAGATCTAACGACAAACGCCAGCTTTGCGAAACGATCAGTGTAGCCGTCCAAGGTGCAGTATGACCACACGAGAAGCGGTTGCTTTGGCATTCCCCTTCGCAAAGCGTACAGTTCAAGCGTGAACGCGTGGTCCGATTACCACGATTCCGACATCCTGACAGGCAAACGCGGTACCGGTAGCCGTGACGGCCGAGACTTACCGCCGGCATCTTCGCATCGACGGCACGACCGGGCTTGCGCTGCCAAGCCCTTGTATTCGTTGCGCGCCGAATCCTCGGTCTCGCCCCTCATCCTCTGACTGGTTTGACTTGGGTGGCCTTCGTGGGAACGAGCTTGGCGCTTGGATAATCGGCGATGTCGACGCCACGCTGACGCAGCGATACGGCGATATTCGGCCTGAAGTCTTCCGGCGCGGATTCCAAGGCCGCTTTCAGTGCCAGCAGGGACTTTTCGCCTGGCAGACGCTGGAGTGCCATGCGGGCGTCTTCTCGCAAGTCCGCATTGGCCAACAGCGGCTCGATCGCACCGACGGTCTCGTCACCCGCGATTTCCGAGA is a genomic window containing:
- a CDS encoding M12 family metallo-peptidase gives rise to the protein MRASPRQVLVSLCAMFCFAIGGPQFLLGAASDDGLWQDAEQHRTANVQWGSALKSYRLVQLDQTLLMQSLHKAPHESALRADHSPSVITLPMPDGSYQRFSYVESPVMAPELAAQFPEIKTYVGQGIDDPHATVRFDWTPAGFHALIRSPSGSVFVDPSARGQTTQYVSFYRRDIDPEAAAWTCLTDDHIELSEGLMETEAGPLGAGSGSQLRTYRIAIATTAEYTAYKGGVAQTQSSLATMVNRISGIYEQEFTIRLQLVANNNLLIYTNSATDPYSNGDLSTMINENQTNIDSVIGSANYDIGHVLGTQPSGASGLAGVSVVCSNSKALAGSACEPWDDESFTIQIIIHEMGHQLGSHHTWNGLGCAADQWGSATACEPGSGTTVMSYAGSCGVDDIQRWNDDYFHAISYEKIRAYCSTGTGGTCGTLTATGNTAPSLTVPGPYTIPKQTPFTLTATASDPNGDPLTYCWEEMDLGPRQALTDPDNGSSPLFRSWPPSPDPSRTFPRLSDLLNNTTPLGEQLPNTNRTLKMRCTVRDNRAGGGGVTNGDTILTVTTSAGPFRVTSPNSAVTWYGSGVVTWDRASTHLAPVNCSYVNIRLSVDGGLTYPYLLASNTANDGSAGVVMPETSSSQARIKVEAVGNVFFDISDTNFSFVCPGPGVATNVSASDGGYPYVYVTWTLPAGALSHCEIWRNTTNNSGTATKIEDNWTTTGYQDASCTPYTTYYYWIKVVNLCGGTSSFSASDSGWRGLAPPANVTASDGDYIDKVRVAWEAAAGATHYRVYRNTTNNSITATAMTSWIPALWWDDTTTSPGALYYYWVQAAMSSTGDHPSDFSAYNTGWRALTPPIVEASKGTSADHVLVQWNSPTGATHYCVYRGVSSDPGQATALTGWITDTSYADTTTPAGVSYYYWVRAAVSSSGLRATGLVVNDVGWKAFTPPANVSATDGTDDTRILITWDASPMATYYRVYRSSTNDPATASAQGSWQTATSYSDYTAYCVDFYYWIKAAATSTGTKASDFSAGDVGWRALPPPTNTSATDGASTNHVQITWNLSPVSGCYYRVYRGSNSNPKMSSPLGDWAYEVTSFDDTTATPGLTYYYWARASMDPQGTRDSVSNSNTGWRALTGPTATASDGTSVDHVAVSWPTVEGASYYRVYRSTTPGSSTAAPVSSWRTNTSYYDTSATPGQTYYYWVKAAVDSSGTHESAFGRGNSGWRAKDCNNNGVPDQNDPDADGDGVPNDCDNCPNTVPGATVDANGCPPLIAPDFNRDGDVDPDDLAVFELCASGPGIPCASGCGSSDFDNDGDVDQADFAVFERCFSGENVPAGAACAN